The Nocardioides campestrisoli genome includes a window with the following:
- the nuoF gene encoding NADH-quinone oxidoreductase subunit NuoF codes for MSEQIDTLTPVLTANWGDERSWTLEAYEGQGGYRALDKALGMAQDEVVAAVKDSQLRGRGGAGFPTGMKWGFIPQDNPNPKYLVVNADESEPGTCKDIPLMMASPHTLIEGVIISAYAIRANHAFIYVRGEVLHVIRRLQRAVQEAYLAGHLGTNIHGSGYDLELVVHAGAGAYICGEETALLDSLEGRRGQPRLRPPFPAVAGLYASPTVINNVESIASVPSIIANGPAWFASMGTERSKGFGIFSLSGHVARPGQYEAPLGITLRELIDLAGGMRNGNALKFWTPGGSSTPLLTAEHLDVPLDFEGVGAAGSMLGTRALQIFDETVCVVRATLRWIEFYKHESCGKCTPCREGTWWLVQVLARLEKGEGTEADLDQLLDQCDNILGRSFCALADGAVSPVQSSIQYFRDEYLAHLTSGGCPLDPAASTLFAPAGAHA; via the coding sequence GTGAGCGAGCAGATCGACACCCTGACCCCGGTGCTCACCGCCAACTGGGGCGACGAGCGGTCCTGGACCCTGGAGGCCTACGAGGGCCAGGGCGGCTACCGCGCCCTGGACAAGGCGCTCGGGATGGCCCAGGACGAGGTCGTGGCCGCGGTCAAGGACTCCCAGCTGCGGGGCCGAGGCGGCGCGGGCTTCCCGACGGGCATGAAGTGGGGGTTCATCCCCCAGGACAACCCGAACCCGAAGTACCTGGTGGTCAACGCCGACGAGTCCGAGCCGGGCACGTGCAAGGACATCCCGCTGATGATGGCCAGCCCGCACACGCTGATCGAGGGCGTGATCATCAGCGCCTATGCGATCCGGGCCAACCACGCCTTCATCTACGTCCGCGGCGAGGTGCTGCACGTGATCCGCCGGCTCCAGCGGGCCGTGCAGGAGGCCTACCTGGCCGGTCACCTCGGCACCAACATCCACGGCTCGGGCTACGACCTCGAGCTGGTCGTGCACGCCGGCGCCGGCGCGTACATCTGCGGCGAGGAGACCGCACTGCTCGACTCCCTGGAGGGCCGTCGCGGCCAGCCGCGGCTGCGCCCCCCGTTCCCCGCGGTCGCCGGTCTCTACGCCAGCCCCACGGTGATCAACAACGTGGAGTCGATCGCCTCGGTGCCGAGCATCATCGCGAACGGCCCCGCCTGGTTCGCCTCGATGGGCACCGAGCGCTCCAAGGGCTTCGGCATCTTCAGCCTCTCGGGCCACGTCGCCCGTCCGGGTCAGTACGAGGCGCCGCTGGGCATCACCCTGCGCGAGCTGATCGACCTGGCCGGCGGCATGCGGAACGGCAACGCGCTGAAGTTCTGGACCCCGGGCGGCTCCTCGACGCCGCTGCTGACCGCCGAGCACCTCGACGTCCCGCTGGACTTCGAGGGCGTCGGCGCGGCCGGCTCGATGCTCGGCACCCGGGCGCTGCAGATCTTCGACGAGACGGTCTGCGTGGTCCGCGCGACGCTGCGCTGGATCGAGTTCTACAAGCACGAGTCGTGCGGCAAGTGCACGCCCTGCCGCGAGGGCACGTGGTGGCTGGTGCAGGTGCTGGCCCGCCTGGAGAAGGGCGAGGGCACCGAGGCCGACCTCGACCAGCTGCTCGACCAGTGCGACAACATCCTGGGCCGCTCGTTCTGCGCGCTGGCCGACG
- the nuoE gene encoding NADH-quinone oxidoreductase subunit NuoE, translated as MSHTEPRLDDQTMAELREIAARYPQPRSGLLPMLHLVQSAQGRITPEGIEACAEVLGITAAEVSGVATFYTMYKRRPVGDYHVGVCTNTLCAVMGGDQILERLKEHLDVGNDETAPKRPEDEATVSLEHIECNAACDYAPVMTVNWEFMDNQTPESAVQLVDDLRAGREVRSTRGPKICTWRQAERVLAGFNDGLADEGPSAGPASLAGREVAAQHGWSAPQAKVDDK; from the coding sequence ATGAGCCACACCGAGCCGCGTCTGGACGACCAGACGATGGCGGAGCTGCGTGAGATCGCCGCCCGCTACCCCCAGCCCAGGTCGGGCCTGCTGCCGATGCTGCACCTGGTGCAGTCGGCGCAGGGCCGGATCACCCCCGAGGGGATCGAGGCCTGCGCCGAGGTCCTGGGCATCACCGCGGCCGAGGTCAGCGGGGTCGCGACCTTCTACACGATGTACAAGCGTCGCCCGGTCGGCGACTACCACGTGGGGGTGTGCACCAACACCCTGTGCGCGGTGATGGGCGGCGACCAGATCCTGGAGCGGCTCAAGGAGCACCTCGACGTCGGCAACGACGAGACCGCCCCCAAGCGGCCCGAGGACGAGGCGACGGTCTCGCTGGAGCACATCGAGTGCAACGCGGCGTGCGACTACGCCCCGGTGATGACGGTCAACTGGGAGTTCATGGACAACCAGACCCCGGAGTCCGCGGTGCAGCTGGTCGACGACCTGCGCGCCGGCCGCGAGGTCCGCTCCACCCGCGGGCCGAAGATCTGCACCTGGCGGCAGGCCGAGCGGGTGCTGGCCGGCTTCAACGACGGCCTCGCCGACGAGGGCCCGTCAGCCGGACCCGCCTCCCTGGCCGGCCGCGAGGTCGCGGCCCAGCACGGCTGGAGCGCCCCGCAAGCGAAGGTGGACGACAAGTGA
- a CDS encoding NADH-quinone oxidoreductase subunit D, translating into MYAQGAETSQGKVFTVTGQDWDSITEGLGEGAEERIVVNMGPQHPSTHGVLRLILELEGETVTEARCGIGYLHTGIEKNMEFRSWVQGVTFCTRMDYLSPFFNEATYCLGVERLLGIEDEIPEKAQVMRVLLMELNRISSHLVAVATGGMEIGALTVMTVGFRERELVLDLFETITGLRMNHAFIRPGGVAQDLPAGALDDIRAFIALMKKRLPEYAAFCNANPIFRGRLEGVGHLDLAGCLALGITGPPVRATGYAWDLRKTQPYSGYEDYEFDVQTWDTADAYGRFRVRLNEMWESLRIVEQCADRLAKLDGAPVMVGDKKIAWPSQLAIGSDGMGNSLDHIRHIMGESMEALIHHFKLVTEGFRVPPGQAFVPVESPRGELAAHIVSDGGTRPFRAHFRDPSFVNLQGTSVMSEGGMVSDVIVAIASIDPVMGGVDR; encoded by the coding sequence ATGTATGCCCAGGGTGCGGAGACCAGCCAGGGCAAGGTCTTCACCGTGACCGGCCAGGACTGGGACTCGATCACCGAGGGCCTCGGCGAAGGCGCCGAGGAGCGCATCGTCGTCAACATGGGCCCGCAGCACCCGTCGACCCACGGCGTGCTCCGGCTCATCCTCGAGCTCGAGGGCGAGACGGTCACCGAGGCCCGCTGCGGCATCGGCTACCTGCACACCGGCATCGAGAAGAACATGGAGTTCCGCTCCTGGGTGCAGGGCGTCACCTTCTGCACCCGGATGGACTACCTCTCCCCGTTCTTCAACGAGGCCACCTACTGCCTGGGCGTCGAGCGGCTGCTGGGGATCGAGGACGAGATCCCCGAGAAGGCCCAGGTCATGCGGGTCCTGCTGATGGAGCTCAACCGCATCTCCTCCCACCTGGTGGCCGTGGCCACCGGCGGCATGGAGATCGGCGCGCTCACCGTGATGACCGTCGGCTTCCGTGAGCGCGAGCTGGTGCTGGACCTGTTCGAGACCATCACCGGGCTGCGGATGAACCACGCGTTCATCCGTCCCGGCGGGGTCGCGCAGGACCTGCCCGCCGGCGCCCTGGACGACATCCGGGCGTTCATCGCCCTGATGAAGAAGCGGCTGCCCGAGTACGCCGCGTTCTGCAACGCCAACCCGATCTTCCGGGGCCGGCTGGAGGGCGTGGGTCACCTCGACCTGGCCGGCTGCCTGGCGCTCGGCATCACCGGGCCCCCGGTGCGCGCCACCGGCTACGCCTGGGACCTGCGCAAGACCCAGCCGTACTCCGGCTACGAGGACTACGAGTTCGACGTCCAGACCTGGGACACCGCCGATGCCTACGGCCGGTTCCGGGTGCGGCTCAACGAGATGTGGGAGTCCCTGCGGATCGTCGAGCAGTGCGCCGACCGGCTGGCCAAGCTCGACGGCGCCCCGGTGATGGTGGGCGACAAGAAGATCGCCTGGCCCAGCCAGCTGGCGATCGGCAGCGACGGGATGGGCAACAGCCTCGACCACATCCGCCACATCATGGGCGAGTCGATGGAGGCGCTGATCCACCACTTCAAGCTGGTCACCGAGGGCTTCCGGGTGCCGCCCGGCCAGGCGTTCGTGCCGGTCGAGAGCCCGCGCGGCGAGCTGGCCGCGCACATCGTCTCCGACGGCGGGACCCGCCCGTTCCGCGCGCACTTCCGCGACCCGTCGTTCGTCAACCTGCAGGGCACCAGCGTGATGTCCGAGGGCGGCATGGTCTCGGACGTCATCGTCGCGATCGCCTCGATCGACCCCGTGATGGGAGGAGTGGACCGATGA
- a CDS encoding NADH-quinone oxidoreductase subunit C: MSADDKKEFGSAENVEVTRDTPETQAREDRVNAPGESGERGEGGLLPPATTEERAVGVRRGMFGTAGSGDTSGFGGLVSPTVFPGAASRPYGGWFDEVADALAERLTAAGLDVSPVERVVIHRGEITFHVRREDVVAVMQAFRDDEKLRFELCSSISGVHYPDDTGRELHVVYHLLSMTHNRRVRVEVSLADADPHLPSVVPVYPTADWHERETWDMFGIIFDGHPALTRILMPDDWPGHPQRKDYPLGGIPVEYKGGSVPPPDQRRSYN, from the coding sequence ATGAGCGCGGACGACAAGAAGGAGTTCGGCTCCGCGGAGAACGTCGAGGTCACCCGGGACACCCCGGAGACCCAGGCGCGCGAGGACCGGGTCAACGCCCCGGGCGAGAGCGGCGAGCGTGGCGAGGGCGGCCTGCTGCCCCCGGCCACCACCGAGGAGCGCGCGGTCGGCGTGCGCCGGGGGATGTTCGGCACCGCGGGCAGCGGCGACACCAGCGGCTTCGGCGGCCTGGTCTCGCCCACGGTCTTCCCGGGTGCCGCGTCCCGGCCCTACGGCGGCTGGTTCGACGAGGTCGCCGACGCGCTGGCCGAGCGGCTGACCGCCGCCGGGCTGGACGTCTCCCCGGTCGAGCGGGTGGTCATCCACCGCGGCGAGATCACCTTCCACGTCCGGCGCGAGGACGTCGTCGCCGTGATGCAGGCCTTCCGTGACGACGAGAAGCTCCGGTTCGAGCTCTGCTCCTCGATCTCCGGGGTGCACTACCCGGACGACACCGGCCGTGAGCTGCACGTCGTCTACCACCTGCTCTCGATGACCCACAACCGCCGCGTGCGGGTCGAGGTCTCCCTCGCCGACGCGGACCCGCACCTGCCGTCCGTGGTCCCGGTCTACCCGACCGCGGACTGGCACGAGCGCGAGACCTGGGACATGTTCGGCATCATCTTCGACGGCCACCCGGCCCTGACCCGGATCCTGATGCCCGACGACTGGCCGGGTCACCCCCAGCGCAAGGACTACCCCTTGGGCGGCATCCCCGTGGAATACAAGGGCGGCTCCGTACCGCCGCCGGACCAGCGGAGGTCCTACAACTGA
- a CDS encoding NuoB/complex I 20 kDa subunit family protein — MSIEDKLPSGVMLTTVEGLAGWMRKSSFWPATFGLACCAIEMMTSGGPKYDLGRFGMEVFRASPRQADLMIVAGRVSQKMAPVLRQIYDQMPEPKWVLAMGVCASSGGMFNNYAIVQGVDHVVPVDMYLPGCPPRPEMLIDAILKLQDKVQHTKMGKHRLAEIEQQENDALRALPTSEMRGLLR, encoded by the coding sequence ATGAGCATTGAGGACAAGCTCCCGAGCGGCGTCATGCTCACCACCGTCGAGGGACTGGCGGGGTGGATGCGCAAGTCGTCCTTCTGGCCCGCGACCTTCGGCCTGGCGTGCTGCGCCATCGAGATGATGACCAGCGGCGGCCCCAAGTACGACCTGGGCCGCTTCGGCATGGAGGTCTTCCGGGCGAGCCCCCGGCAGGCCGACCTGATGATCGTGGCCGGCCGGGTGAGCCAGAAGATGGCCCCCGTCCTGCGCCAGATCTACGACCAGATGCCCGAGCCCAAGTGGGTGCTCGCCATGGGCGTGTGCGCCAGCTCCGGCGGCATGTTCAACAACTACGCGATCGTCCAGGGCGTCGACCACGTCGTCCCGGTCGACATGTACCTGCCCGGCTGCCCGCCGCGGCCGGAGATGCTGATCGACGCGATCCTCAAGCTCCAGGACAAGGTGCAGCACACCAAGATGGGCAAGCACCGCCTGGCCGAGATCGAGCAGCAGGAGAACGACGCGCTGCGCGCCCTGCCCACCTCCGAGATGCGAGGCCTGCTGCGATGA
- a CDS encoding NADH-quinone oxidoreductase subunit A has protein sequence MELYTPVLFLAAIAAGFAVLSIGLSSVLGPKRYNRVKVDSYECGIEPTPQPVGGGRFPVKYYTIAMTFIVFDVEIMFLVPWAVYFDQLSWFGFAAVALFLINVTIVYAYEWRRGGLDWD, from the coding sequence GCTCTACACACCGGTGCTGTTCCTGGCCGCGATCGCGGCCGGCTTCGCGGTCCTCTCGATCGGGCTCAGCTCGGTCCTGGGTCCCAAGCGCTACAACCGGGTCAAGGTCGACTCCTACGAGTGCGGTATCGAGCCGACGCCGCAGCCCGTGGGCGGCGGCCGCTTCCCGGTGAAGTACTACACGATCGCGATGACCTTCATCGTCTTCGACGTCGAGATCATGTTCCTCGTGCCGTGGGCGGTCTACTTCGACCAGCTGAGCTGGTTCGGCTTCGCGGCCGTCGCGCTCTTCCTGATCAACGTGACCATCGTCTACGCCTACGAGTGGCGTCGTGGCGGACTGGACTGGGACTGA